Part of the Desulfovibrio sp. TomC genome, CGGTGCTGGCCAAGGAAGGAGACGACGTCGCCCAGGGACAGGTGTTGGCCCAAATGGACGTTACGGTCCTTGAGGCCAATCTGCGGGAGGCCAAGGCCGCCATCGGGCAGGCGACCTCCAGGAAAGCCAGCGCCATTGCCGCCGTCAATCAGCGCCAAAGCGAAATCGCTGCGGCCGAGGCCCTGGTGGCCCAGCGCATAAGCCAGTTGCACCTCTCGGCCAAAGAGGAAAAGCGGACCCGGCAACTCTACCAGGGCGACTTCATCACCGGCTCAAAAATGGACGTGGACCAGACCACCACGGAAACCAACAACGCCCAGGTGATCGCAGCCAAAGCCCAGCTCCAGGGGGCTTTGGCCGCCCTGGAGGCGGCCAAGGCCGGGGTCCTCGAGGCCCAGGCCGCCATTGAGGCGGCCATGGCCCAGGCAGCCCGGTATCAGGCCGACATCGGGGACTCCACCCTGACCGCGCCCATAAGCGGGCGCGTGCTCTACCGGCTGGCCGAACCGGGCGAGGTGCTCGGCGTCGGCGGCCATGTCCTGACCCTGCTCGATTTAAGCGACGTCTATATGACGCTCTTTTTGCCCACCTCCCAGGCCGGCCGGGTCGCGCTTGGGGCCGAGACTCGCATCGTGCTGGACGTCCGGCCGGATATCTCCATCCCGGCCCAGGTCACCTTTGTCTCGCCCCAGGCCCAGTTTACGCCCAAGGCCGTGGAAACCCACACCGAACGCGAAAAGCTCATGTTCCGGATCAAGGTCACGATTCCGCCGGACCTGCTCCTGGCCTATGCCAAGCACGTGAAAACCGGCCTGCCCGGCGTGGCCACCGTGCGCCTTGAGCCCGACGCCCCCTGGCCGAAGCGCATGCCGCCGCTTGTTGGCGAGAAGAAGATCGGCCAATGACCTCCCCCGGCGTGGCCCGGCTGGCCGGCGTGTCCTTGCGCTACGGGAAAACCACAGCCCTGGACGCCGTCGACCTGGATATCCCGTCCGGCTGCATGGCTGGCCTGATCGGCCCGGACGGCGTGGGCAAATCCAGTCTCCTGGCCCTGGTCTCCGGCGCGCGCCGTATCCAGACCGGCACGGTCGCCGTGCTTGGCGGCGACATGGCCGCTGCCGGCCACCGCAAGGCGGTTTGCCCCCGCATCGCCTACATGCCCCAGGGCCTGGGCAAGAATCTGTATGCAGCCCTTTCCGTGACCGAAAACCTGACCTTTTTCGGCCGGCTCTTCGGCCAGGGCCGGGCCGAGCGGGAAGAACGCATTGCCGCGCTGTTGACCGCAACCGGGCTGGCCGCCTTTGCCGACCGCCCGGCCGGCAAACTCTCAGGCGGCATGAAGCAGAAACTCGGCCTGTGCTGCGCCCTGATCCACGATCCCGACCTGCTGCTCCTCGATGAGCCGACCACCGGCGTGGACCCCTTGTCCCGGCGGCAGTTCTGGCGGCTGATCCAATCCATCCGGGCCGGACGTCCGGGCATGAGCGTGCTGGTGGCCACGGCCTACATGGAAGAGGCCGAGAGCTTTGACTGGCTGGCGGCCATGGACGGCGGCCGCATCCTGGCCCAGGGCAGCCCGCAGGAGCTTTTGGCGCACACGAAAACCCCCGACCTTGAGGCGGCTTTTATCGAACTGTTGCCCCAAGACAAGCGCCGGGGACATACGGCCCTGGTCGTCCCGCCGTTT contains:
- a CDS encoding HlyD family secretion protein translates to MPSTPFKRWIMCAGILFCLGGAALAWYFYANQPATFDFASGNGRIEATEVLISTKLAGRLATVLAKEGDDVAQGQVLAQMDVTVLEANLREAKAAIGQATSRKASAIAAVNQRQSEIAAAEALVAQRISQLHLSAKEEKRTRQLYQGDFITGSKMDVDQTTTETNNAQVIAAKAQLQGALAALEAAKAGVLEAQAAIEAAMAQAARYQADIGDSTLTAPISGRVLYRLAEPGEVLGVGGHVLTLLDLSDVYMTLFLPTSQAGRVALGAETRIVLDVRPDISIPAQVTFVSPQAQFTPKAVETHTEREKLMFRIKVTIPPDLLLAYAKHVKTGLPGVATVRLEPDAPWPKRMPPLVGEKKIGQ